A region from the Anomaloglossus baeobatrachus isolate aAnoBae1 chromosome 11, aAnoBae1.hap1, whole genome shotgun sequence genome encodes:
- the LOC142257016 gene encoding hyaluronan synthase 1-like: MADIEKDDRPWVGAVRRIVTFSFAFLVLAGVLWAFVDSIPLATDEFRIMAFGIYGAFLSAHLMIQSFFAYLEHRRMRRSGVPASYTKSVALTISAYQEDPVYLRECLESVKNTEYPPDKLRIIMIIDGNSPDDRYMMDMFKEVFSKEDVGTYEWKNNYHHWDKDTAEKFYGPTDMMPQEDLYQNGIYADVREDTLYDKSITNSGPYTIGMDQFGDQLQEEPLPVYAEIEMEDPTRHDIQTLIKTKRCVCIMQKWGGKREVMYTAFKALGDSVDYVQVCDSDTKLDPLATVELVKVLESNDRYGAVGGDVRILNLSDSYISFMSSLRYWIAFNVERACQSYFDCVSCISGPLGLYRNDLLQTFLESWYNQKFLGTHCTFGDDRHLTNRMLSIGYATKYTARSKCYSETPAQFLRWLNQQTRWTKSYFREWLYNALWWHKHHLWMTYESIIAGIFPFFVTATVIKLFFSCHLWDIMWVLLTIQLIATIKALYACFLRRNMVMIFMSLYAVLYMAGLLPTKYFAILTMNKSSWGTSGRKKMVGNYIPLLPLSIWWGILLAGLIYTIIMMSLCTDCRLLDAEKNYLIYGAAAYAGYWLLMVGLYWIWIRRCCRKRRDYYDIEN, encoded by the exons ATGGCCGATATAGAAAAGGATGACCGCCCTTGGGTGGGCGCAGTTCGAAGAATAGTGACTTTCTCCTTTGCGTTTCTCGTTCTTGCTGGGGTATTATGGGCGTTTGTTGACAGCATACCCCTAGCCACAGATGAGTTTAGAATTATGGCCTTTGGCATCTATGGTGCCTTTCTATCGGCCCATCTGATGATCCAGAGTTTTTTTGCTTATCTGGAGCACAGGAGGATGAGAAGAAGTGGTGTACCCGCCTCATATACCAAATCTGTGGCCTTGACAATATCTGCCTACCAGGAAGATCCTGTTTATTTACGAGAGTGCCTAGAGTCTGTCAAGAACACCGAGTACCCCCCAGACAAACTTCGAATCATCATGATAATTGACGGTAATAGCCCGGATGACCGATACATGATGGACATGTTCAAAGAAGTTTTTTCCAAAGAAGACGTAGGAACGTATGAATGGAAAAACAATTACCATCACTGGGACAAAGACACTGCCGAAAAATTCTATGGTCCAACAGACATGATGCCCCAAGAAGATTTGTATCAGAATGGTATCTATGCTGACGTTAGAGAGGACACCTTGTATGATAAAAGCATAACTAATTCTGGGCCGTATACTATTGGAATGGATCAATTTGGTGACCAACTACAAGAAGAGCCATTGCCAGTGTACGCAGAAATTGAAATGGAAGATCCCACCAGACATGATATTCAGACTCTTATTAAGACAAAGCGATGTGTCTGCATCATGCAAAAGTGGGGTGGAAAGAGAGAAGTCATGTACACGGCCTTCAAAGCTCTAGGAGATAGCGTGGACTATGTCCAG GTGTGCGACTCAGATACAAAACTAGACCCATTGGCTACCGTGGAACTGGTAAAGGTCTTGGAGTCGAATGATCGATATGGAGCCGTAGGAGGAGACGTGCGCATCCTGAACCTCTCGGATTCCTACATAAGTTTCATGAGCAGTCTGAGATATTGGATCGCCTTTAATGTGGAACGAGCTTGTCAATCCTACTTTGACTGTGTCTCCTGCATCAGTGGTCCTCTAG GTCTGTACCGAAATGACCTTCTTCAGACTTTCCTTGAGTCTTGGTATAACCAGAAGTTTTTGGGAACCCATTGCACTTTTGGAGATGATAGACATCTGACCAACAGAATGCTCAGTATCGGCTACGCAACTAA GTACACTGCACGATCAAAATGCTATTCTGAGACTCCTGCCCAATTCCTGCGTTGGCTGAACCAACAGACTCGTTGGACCAAGTCTTACTTCCGGGAGTGGTTATACAATGCCCTGTGGTGGCACAAGCATCACCTGTGGATGACCTATGAGTCAATCATTGCTGGCATCTTTCCATTTTTTGTTACCGCAACAGTCATAAAACTCTTCTTCAGCTGCCACTTGTGGGACATCATGTGGGTTCTACTCACCATCCAACTCATTGCCACCATCAAAGCTTTGTATGCGTGCTTCCTTCGACGTAACATGGTCATGATATTCATGTCCTTGTATGCCGTGCTGTATATGGCCGGCCTCCTTCCAACTAAGTACTTTGCCATTCTTACCATGAACAAAAGTAGCTGGGGAACGTCTGGTCGGAAGAAGATGGTGGGCAACTATATCCCTCTTCTTCCCCTGTCCATTTGGTGGGGAATTCTCTTGGCAGGACTGATCTATACCATCATCATGATGTCCCTTTGTACAGACTGTAGACTTCTAGATGCTGAGAAAAACTACTTGATCTACGGAGCTGCTGCTTACGCCGGTTACTGGTTACTAATGGTTGGCCTCTACTGGATTTGGATCAGACGTTGCTGCAGAAAGAGGCGAGATTACTACGACATTGAGAATTGA